The genomic window CCCATTACCGAATCGGGGGTGGAAATCAAGCTTTTGCAGTACCTCTTCAGCGAACAGGAGGCGAAGATTGCCGCCGGCTTGAATCTGATTGCTGAGCCGGTTGAGAAGATAGCTTCGAGACTTGGTGATCTTGACCTGACGGCGGTGGAGCTGGAATCCTGTCTGGACCGGATGGCCGAAAAGGGTTTGATCAACTGGTATACGAAGAGGGACGGTTCAAAATTCTACAGTATTGCCTTCCTGGCTATCGGCATCTTTGAGTTCCAGGTTGAGCGGATGACTCCGGAGTTCTACCGGTTGTTTAAACAGTACCTGGACGAGGCTTTCAGGGATGAGATCCTGCGGACGAAAATACCTCAGCTGAGAACAATTCCCACCGAGGGGAGCATTACCCCTGAACTGCCCATCGATAACTATGATCATATCAGGAAGCTGATCAATGATTTTGACCGTGAAATTCTGGTGGCCGAGTGTGTCTGTAAAATCGGCCAGGATTCGGTTGGTAAGCCCTGTCAAGTGACGGATGCGCGGGAAATCTGTCTGGTATTTGGCAGTGCGGCAAAAAAATATGCCCACCTGGGTTGGGGGCGCATCATTACCAAAGACGAAGTTTTCGAAATATTGCGGCAGGCTGAAAAGGATGGCCTGGTGGTTCAACCTTCCAATACGCAGAAACTGTTTGCCATCTGTCTGTGTTGTGGCTGTTGCTGCGAAATCTTAACATCAGCCAGGCCACTGGAAAATCCGGTCCAGTACTTTGCCACCAATTTTCAGGCAGTCGTGGACGAGGAAGAATGTATTGGTTGTGGCCTCTGTGTCAAGCGCTGTCAGATGGATGCGGTGTCACTGGTCGATGAAAAAGCGGTGGTTGACTACAGTCGCTGCATCGGTTGCGGGGTTTGTGTTCCTACCTGCAAGCCTCAAGCCATCAAACTGGAGCGCAAAGAAATAATCAGGGTTCCTCCCAAAGACAGTGCCAGGCTATATATGAACATTCTGAAGAAAAAAGTTGGAAATGCCCGCCAGATGATTATGCTGACCAAACAATTACTGGGGCGGTTGGTCTAATGGCTTTGCCACCGCAATTCCCAAAGCATTCAAGTGGCAAAGCCATCAACCTGGGTTACAGGTTTTCCAAAGCGGTTCGTTGAGCTTCAGTGATTAAACCAAAATCGATGCAGTTCCATACTGCTTCCTGAACGGTGTACGAATCGATATGGGAAATATCTTTTCCCCTGATCAGATCAAGTATTTCAGCAATACAGGCCTGTTGAGCTATACCTGCTCCAGCTATTGAATAGATGTCTTCATCCGAAGGGGCATGGGCATAACCATCCATGCAATAGGTTGGCACCAGAAACATTAACAAGCTAACATATTTAAAAGAAAGCAAACTTGTTAGCCCTTGTGAGACGTGTCGCAGGGTGGTAGACGAAAAATTACCTGGAATTTTTATTGAAGCGGGGTGTGCTCTGGGAGGTTCGACGATAGTAATCGCAAAATAGGAAAGCCTATGGGGCTGGTTTTTGGACGGCGAAAAGGGGGCGGACCCCTAAAAAAACTGTCATTATGATGTCATTCAGCAGTATTAAATGATTATGGATTTTCAGCTATCTTTTTTAACTGTTTTAACAATGTCGGAATATCTCTTTGGACTGAGTCCCAAACAATTTCATCTTCAACGACATCGTAACCATGGGCAATAACGTTTCTAAAACCAATAATTTCTCGCCAATTATCAACCTCAGTAAGAATATCGAAATCAATTTTTTTGATCCTGTTTAAAGCCTCCCCTAATATTTCAAATTGTCTTTCCACAGCGGCCTTGGTCTTTAAATCAATATAAAACTCCGCCCCGTCCATGGTTTCTGTAAACTCAATAATCAATTTGCAGGCGGTAACAGCATCTTCAATGCAAACAAAGGGATCATGCGGCATAAATATTCCTGACATCGGATAAAATGTAGTTCTTGATCCGATTATTTTTAATCGCCTTCGGCATAATAAGATCGACTGAACATTTCAATAAAGTTTCCAATTCAAACTTTATATTCATATACCTTACAATACCGTTTTTTGCGCTATCCAGTTCAATCAGAAAATCAATATCACTGTTTTCATTGAAATCATCAGTCAGCGCACTACCAAAAGCGCCGAGACTTTTGACCCGGTATTTCCGACAGACACTCTCTATCTCATTCTGAAAGTCATCAAAATTAAACATCTTTTACCTCATCAATCTATTCTAACATCTCTTACCTTTTTTTATAGCAGATAATAAACCAAAAAAAAAGCCCCAAGATTTTAATCCCGATATCCGGTCTTATATGCCCGGCGGCACTGAGCAGAGTGGGATGTTTTTCTGCTTCAAGCACAACCTCTTCCACAGGTGTTGAATAACTATTTATTCTACAAAATACCGCCACTTTCATTCCGCATTATGCCAGCGGTGGGCAACCGGAAAAGTTAATTTAAATCATAAAACAGAAGATATGTAGCTATCCCGCCTCCATCCGTTTGGCATCTTCAATATACATATCCACAGATTCTTGCTCAAAATCATCATTTTCGGTGGCAAATTTAGCTGATTTTCTATAATACTCAGCCGCTTTTGCTTTTTCTCCCATAGCTTCGTACACTTGGGCAAACCGAGAAATCCCGTCTATCTGATCCGGATAGTCGTCCAGTAATTGCTGACAGACTGCTTGAGCCTTTTGGAAATCTTTTTTCTCTATCAACCCGTTAATGCTGTTTGACAGATTATCAAGAGCCATAACATCCTGTATGTAGCCTTGAATAATCTTCTCTTCGCTCGCGTCACCTGGCAATTGTCTGTGCCCGGCTGGGGATTACTCTAATCCATAGCAAAGCTTATCACGCGGCTGCGAAGGGCAAAATTGAAAGGTGGTTTAGAACAATTCGCCAGCAATTTCTTCCGACCCTCGAAGATCACCACATAGCCAGTCTCACAAATCTCAACCAGGCTTTGTGGGCCTATATTGAAGGAGAATATCACCACAATATTCACCGGACATTGGCAGAGTCTCCGCTTGATCGTTGGGCGAGATGCTCTGAACGCGTCTGTTTTCCCGAACCGGGTGTTGATCTTGAGGATATTTTCCTGGCTGAGGAGAAACGTAAAGTTCATAAGGACAGAACTATAAGTTTGCGCGGTAAAGTTTACGAAGCCGAAGCTGCCCTGGTCGGCGAAACGGTTATTCTGCGTTACGATCCAACCACGCCCGGACAACCAATTCAGGTCTGGTTTAAAGGAAATCGTTACGATGATGCCAAACTGGTCGACACCCTGGCCAATTGCTACGTTAAAAGAGAACGTCCCGACGAAACCTTAACCACCAGGGATCAATCGGAGCCAGACACAGCGACAAAATCAGATGTCTGGTAGCCGAGTGTGTCTGTAAAATCGGCCAGGATTCGGTTGGTAAGCCCTGTCAAGTGACGGATGAGCGGGAAATCTGTCTGGTATTCGGCAGCGCGGCAAAAAAATATGCCCACCTGGGTTGGGGGCGCATCATTACCAAAGACGAAGTTTTCGAGATATTGCGGCAGGCTGAAAAGGATGGCCTGGTGGTTCAACCTTCCAATACCCAGAAACTGTTTGCCATCTGTCTCTGCTGCGGCTGCTGCTGCGAAATCTTAACATCAGCCAGGCCACTGGAAAATCCGGTCCAGTACTTTGCCACCAATTTTCAGGCAGTCGTGGACGAGGAAGAATGTATTGGTTGTGGCCTTTGTGTCAAGCGCTGTCAGATGGATGCCGTTTCCCTGGTCGATGAAAAAGCGGTGGTTGACTACAGTCGCTGCATCGGTTGCGGGGTTTGTGTCCCCACTTGCAAGCCTCAAGCCATCAAACTGGAGCGCAAAGAAATAGTCCGGGTTCCTCCCAAAGACAGTGCCAGGCTATATATGAGCATTCTGAAGAAAAAAGTTGGAAATGCCCGCCAGATGATTATGCTGACCAAACAATTACTGGGACGGTTGGTCTAAATGAACAGCAGGCTACCATTGGACAATGCCGGCTTTTTCCTGATTACTCATCATGGATATCGCCATGGTTATTTTTGATTTATAGATGCCCACAGCCGTTCAGAACCTGAGTCTGACAGCTTCACACAAAAATTGTTAAACTTGGGTTACATATTTTGTAAAGCTGTGCGTTGAACCTCCGTTATCGACCCAAATTCCGTGCAATTCCATATCGCATCCTGGATAATATATGAGTCAGCATGGGAGATTTCCGTTTTACCACTTATGAGATCAAGTATTTCAGCAATACAGGCCTGTTGGGCTATGCCCGCTCCTGCTATTCCATACACGTCTTCTGAACTGGGAGCGGAAGCACCACCATCCATGCAGTAGGTGGGCACCAGAAATTTCATGCATCCTGGTGGTACTACCAGGCATTCGTCAACCCCGATGAGCATTGGCTGCACATCTCCCGAACCCGGCTCAAAATACGCACCGGCTGGTATACAAAACTCTATGGGGGTGATTCCCGGGTTGCAGAGTTCAAAGGCCAGCGAAAAGGCGCTGCCAAGCCCAAGGTCCGGCATGCAGGCCATAATGCAAGTAGGATCAGTGGGATCACATTGCTGCATGCAGGTCATGGCCGCCATCAAGGAAGCCCGGAATTCAGGGCTGGAGTAATATGGAAGGAGAAGCTCCGTGGTATCGCCGGAAATCGAGTTTATGGTTACCTGGTTTACGCTAAGCTGGGGTCCCAGTTTCCAATAGGGCCAGTTGGGCTCGGCAGGATTGACATTGGGATAATATTCCAGCGTTATCGCAATATTATAGCCCGCAAAATAGACGCACGGGGCGGTGATGTTCAGGGTCGTGTTGATATGGGCACAAGACGCCCCTCCTGAGGCCGGCTGAATGGATTCAAACCGCCAGTAAAGCCATGCAGGGTCGGCAGGGTTTGCATAAGCGCTAAAATTGATTTTGTAATATTGACCTTCATACTCTACGCATGGCAGGACCAAAGAGAGATCATCGGCCACCCTCCCGCATTGGGAGAAAGCCGTAGTAGTTGTTAGAGATGAAAACATCACAAGTACCACAATCACTGTCATCAATCTGATCATCCTTCTCATGACGTACCTCCGTTCTAAATTGATTTACAAGATTTTTCCAAACTTTCGCAGATGTCTTATTATTGTTTCCTGATATATTCTTAATCGGCATTTTATCATCTGTCAAGAAAAGCTCAAAATTTTCGGTTTCGTAAAAGGCAGAAAAATAAGGTGTTTGCCCATGGGACCGTTGCAGAAAAATTTGCCAGCGGAAGAAGTGGTCGCGGTGATTGCCTGGGCGTTGCGTGGTGGGGTTGATTTTATTCATAACGGATCCGCGGGTCAATGAGGGCGTAGAAAATTTCAGTAAATACATTAGCAATGATGTAGCAGAAGGAGATTATCAGGATGCATCCCTGGACCATGGGATAATCCCGGGTGAAAACCGCCTGGATCAGCAAACTGCCGATTCCCGGCCAGGAAAAAACCTTTTCGGTGACAATGGCGCCTGAAAGCAAGGCCCCAAACTGCAGGCCGACAATGGTGACTACCGGCAGCAGGGCGTTTTTTAAAGCGTGCTTCATCAAAACGCGCCAGCCTGGGAGTCCCCGGGCCCGGGCGGCAGTCAGGTATTCCTGGCTGATGACCTCCAGCAGGCTGGAACGGGTCATACGCGAGAGGATGGCGGCCAGGGCGGTTCCCAAAGTGATGGCCGGTAGTATAAGACTTTTCAAACTATCCATTCCCGATACCGGCAGCCAGTTCAGCTTGATGGAGAAAACAATAATCAGCAGAGGGCCAAGCCAGAAATTCGGCATTGATATCCCCAACAGGGAAAAAAACATGCTGAAGTTGTCAATGGCGCTGTACTGCCGGCAGCCGGCCATGATTCCCAGGGGCAGGGCAATAAGCAGGGCCACACCCATGGCGGCGGCAGCCAGAGTGATGGTGGCCGGTAACCGGTCGGCAATGACGGAGCTGACCGGCAGCCGGTAGAAAATTGAACTGCCCAGATTGCCATGAAAAATACCTTTAAGAAAGATGAGATACTGGCTCAATAGTGGCTGATCCAGCCCCAGCTGGTGTCGCAGTGCCGCTTTCTCCACCGCCATGGCATGTTCCCCCAGCATGACGGTAACCGGGTCACCTGGGATCAGGTGAACCAGAAAAAACACCATGGTAACCACCCCGATTACGGTGGGAATTATGGTTATTAGTCTTTTGATCAGGTATCTTGCCATTTGACTTTTCTGAGGGAAGTATAAGCCCCTCCCGGATAGATTTCAAAACCTTCCAGTCCCCGCTTCATGATAACCACATCATTCCGGTACCAGAGACTGGTGTAAATTTCCTGCTTGGCAATGATCTGCTGAATCCTGGAAAAAAGCTGTCGGCGTTTTTTCCGGTCAATGACTGTTCGACTTTTCTCCAGCAGGCTATCCATTTCCCGGTTAGAGAAGCGGCCGCGGTTGGCACCCTGAGGTGGAATGCTGGACGAATGGAAGATATAGTAAAAGATGTCCGGATCCTGAATGCCTATCCATTTCAGCGAATAGAGTTGGAAATTACCTTTCTTGATATCATTGAAAAAGGTTCCCCATTCAAAGCGGATAATATCAATTCGGATGCCGATGTGTGCCAGTTGTTTTTTGATGATCTGGGCGATTTCATAGCTTTCCTGGTTGGTGGAGGTTTTATAACTCAGGTTGAAGCGGATTCCCTCGGGACCTTGTGGTGGAAATCCGGCTTGGTCCAGCAACCTGGCAGCTCCTTCAGGATCGAAAGGCGTCGGTCTCAGCAACGGATTGCTGGCCCAGTGCTCCGGTGGCAGTAGACCGATTGCCGGCCGAGCCTGGTTTTTGAGTAAATAGCGAATAATTTGCCGGCGGTTGATAGCCAGGGAAATGGCCCGACGGACCAGGAGGTTGCCGACTACCGGGTTTCCCAGGTTGTAGCCAATATATTTATAGCCGCTTCCCTGACGACTGAGTACCCGCAGGTGTTGGTCCCGCTGGAAGAATTTCAGGGCATAGGGAGGAATGGCATTCTGGACCAGGTCAACCGTTCCTTTTTTCAAAGCCAGAATCCTGGTGGTATCATTGGTGATGATTTTGAAACGGATGTGGTTGAGGTGTGGTTCCGTGAGATTATAGTGTGGATTTTTAACCAGGGTAATTTGATGCCCCCGGGAGAATTTTACCAGCTTGAATGCACCGGTGCCGGGGATGTCAATGGGTTTATCCTGATGCTGCTGACAGCAGGATGCCGGTATGATGTAGGAAGTCAGGGCGTATAAAAAACTGGCAAAAGGTTTTTTGAGCTGGAAAATAACCGTGAGTGAATCAGGAGTCCGGATTGAATCAATGATGTTCAGATTGCCATAGGCCGGACAGCCATTGTCCGGTTTCCGCATATAGTCAATGGTTGCCTTGATATCCCTGGAGGTGCAGGGTGAGCCATCGCTGAAAGTTGTTTTTGGCCGGAGCCTGAAAAGATAGGTATGATTATCAATAATTTTCCAGCTGCTTGCCAGGTCGGCAACGATGGCGCCATGGCGATCGGTAGTTACCAGGCCATTGTAAATCAGGGGCAGGATGCGGGAGCCATAGGCATCGGTGGTGTAGCGCGGATCAAGGGTGGTGGGTGAACCTTCGATCCCGATGGTTATCTGATTGTCATGATTTTTTGCCGGTGGTAATGGTGCACAGGCTCCAGACAGGAGAATTAACCCCAGCAGGATGGGGATAAAATGGTGGATTATGACTGGAAGCGGCAACCGGTCCATGGCGTTTGGTAATTGGTATCTGGATAAAGCGGATGATGGAAGAAAAAATTAACTGGAGGACTTTATCAGCTTCCTGGTTATGGTGCAACGGAAGAATGGCTGGAGATTTTGGCTACCACCAGGGTCAGATCATCAAACTGGGGCATCCCCAGGGCAAATCTTTCCACTTCTTTTATTACCGCATTGCGAATGTCCTGGGCAGTTTGGCTGGCCTGTTCCTTGATTATCTCTTGTAACCGCTGATAGCCAAACAGTTCGCCGCTTCTGCCCTGGGCTTCCGTCACCCCGTCAGTGTAGGTGACCAGGATATCTCCCGGGTTAATGTCCACAACCGCATGCTGGTATTGTTCGTTTTCCAGGATGCCAAAAGGCAACCCCCCTTCATTGTAGGATTGAAAGCTGTTTTCCCGGGGACGGAAAATATAAAGTGGAGTATGCCCGGCACTGAGAAAATGGATTTTCATTGACATGAGATCCAGGATATAAATCAGGGCGGTAACGAATTTACCATTCAGATTTTCCTGGGCCAGAGAATTGTTGACCGACTGAACTCTTTTCGGCAGATCATTCAAATTATTTTCTGATTGCTGCAGACTGGATCTGACCATGCTGCGGGTCATTGCCATCAGCAGGGCTGCCGGGATGCCTTTGCCGGCAACATCCCCAATGACGACGCATAATTTATCTTCCGGTGTATTAATATAATCAAAAAAGTCACCGCCGACATTAACCGCCGGCATGCTGATGCCACTGATATCCAGACCTTCAATAACCGGGTTTGTCTGGGGCAAAAGACCTCGCTGGATATCTCCGGCAATGCGAAGCTGTTCCAGAAGCTTTTCCTGCTCAACCGCCTGCTGGTGGTAAACAGCGTTTTCGATGGCGATGGAAGCCAGTTGAGCCACCGTTTTCAGCGTTTCTATTTCCAGACTGCCGAATGAGGTTCCGCCTTCCTGGTTGATGACATTAATTACTCCATAGGTTTTGTTCTTGGTGAACAATGGAAACGAAATGATGGAGTTTACTGCATACTGGTTGCTGGCAATACTCAGTTCCTGGTCATGGGGGAGGTCTTCAATATGATAGACGGACTGGCTTTCAGCCACTTTATCAACCAGACTGCTGCCGTCCTTGTAGATAATTGACTTGACAAAATCGTCTTTCAAACCCCATTCAATATTGGTGGAAAGTTCGTTGTCTTCATTGAAAAGCATGATGGA from Pseudomonadota bacterium includes these protein-coding regions:
- a CDS encoding 4Fe-4S binding protein, producing the protein PITESGVEIKLLQYLFSEQEAKIAAGLNLIAEPVEKIASRLGDLDLTAVELESCLDRMAEKGLINWYTKRDGSKFYSIAFLAIGIFEFQVERMTPEFYRLFKQYLDEAFRDEILRTKIPQLRTIPTEGSITPELPIDNYDHIRKLINDFDREILVAECVCKIGQDSVGKPCQVTDAREICLVFGSAAKKYAHLGWGRIITKDEVFEILRQAEKDGLVVQPSNTQKLFAICLCCGCCCEILTSARPLENPVQYFATNFQAVVDEEECIGCGLCVKRCQMDAVSLVDEKAVVDYSRCIGCGVCVPTCKPQAIKLERKEIIRVPPKDSARLYMNILKKKVGNARQMIMLTKQLLGRLV
- a CDS encoding HepT-like ribonuclease domain-containing protein codes for the protein MPHDPFVCIEDAVTACKLIIEFTETMDGAEFYIDLKTKAAVERQFEILGEALNRIKKIDFDILTEVDNWREIIGFRNVIAHGYDVVEDEIVWDSVQRDIPTLLKQLKKIAENP
- a CDS encoding nucleotidyltransferase domain-containing protein; protein product: MFNFDDFQNEIESVCRKYRVKSLGAFGSALTDDFNENSDIDFLIELDSAKNGIVRYMNIKFELETLLKCSVDLIMPKAIKNNRIKNYILSDVRNIYAA
- a CDS encoding tetratricopeptide repeat protein, producing the protein MALDNLSNSINGLIEKKDFQKAQAVCQQLLDDYPDQIDGISRFAQVYEAMGEKAKAAEYYRKSAKFATENDDFEQESVDMYIEDAKRMEAG
- a CDS encoding Mu transposase C-terminal domain-containing protein translates to MWAYIEGEYHHNIHRTLAESPLDRWARCSERVCFPEPGVDLEDIFLAEEKRKVHKDRTISLRGKVYEAEAALVGETVILRYDPTTPGQPIQVWFKGNRYDDAKLVDTLANCYVKRERPDETLTTRDQSEPDTATKSDVW
- a CDS encoding 4Fe-4S dicluster-binding protein gives rise to the protein MTDEREICLVFGSAAKKYAHLGWGRIITKDEVFEILRQAEKDGLVVQPSNTQKLFAICLCCGCCCEILTSARPLENPVQYFATNFQAVVDEEECIGCGLCVKRCQMDAVSLVDEKAVVDYSRCIGCGVCVPTCKPQAIKLERKEIVRVPPKDSARLYMSILKKKVGNARQMIMLTKQLLGRLV
- the nikB gene encoding nickel ABC transporter permease, which translates into the protein MARYLIKRLITIIPTVIGVVTMVFFLVHLIPGDPVTVMLGEHAMAVEKAALRHQLGLDQPLLSQYLIFLKGIFHGNLGSSIFYRLPVSSVIADRLPATITLAAAAMGVALLIALPLGIMAGCRQYSAIDNFSMFFSLLGISMPNFWLGPLLIIVFSIKLNWLPVSGMDSLKSLILPAITLGTALAAILSRMTRSSLLEVISQEYLTAARARGLPGWRVLMKHALKNALLPVVTIVGLQFGALLSGAIVTEKVFSWPGIGSLLIQAVFTRDYPMVQGCILIISFCYIIANVFTEIFYALIDPRIRYE
- a CDS encoding ABC transporter substrate-binding protein codes for the protein MDRLPLPVIIHHFIPILLGLILLSGACAPLPPAKNHDNQITIGIEGSPTTLDPRYTTDAYGSRILPLIYNGLVTTDRHGAIVADLASSWKIIDNHTYLFRLRPKTTFSDGSPCTSRDIKATIDYMRKPDNGCPAYGNLNIIDSIRTPDSLTVIFQLKKPFASFLYALTSYIIPASCCQQHQDKPIDIPGTGAFKLVKFSRGHQITLVKNPHYNLTEPHLNHIRFKIITNDTTRILALKKGTVDLVQNAIPPYALKFFQRDQHLRVLSRQGSGYKYIGYNLGNPVVGNLLVRRAISLAINRRQIIRYLLKNQARPAIGLLPPEHWASNPLLRPTPFDPEGAARLLDQAGFPPQGPEGIRFNLSYKTSTNQESYEIAQIIKKQLAHIGIRIDIIRFEWGTFFNDIKKGNFQLYSLKWIGIQDPDIFYYIFHSSSIPPQGANRGRFSNREMDSLLEKSRTVIDRKKRRQLFSRIQQIIAKQEIYTSLWYRNDVVIMKRGLEGFEIYPGGAYTSLRKVKWQDT
- a CDS encoding GAF domain-containing SpoIIE family protein phosphatase → MKGSIQQAVIEIHASMDSEEIYLAMSRQLAERFDIQAFSIFLFNNDSQQYNLDFSTTIDRSYWDEIFFDREDVAFDYFSGQQPLNIPSQLTWFGNEFDVYWVNLLLRDKEVAIAFVAHEYLENFSEYASILQIYLDQVCLSLIKTKIYEEMCNFKEESAAKLDAINEMGELLGNLDLDRIMAKLMELSLKILLAEVGSIMLFNEDNELSTNIEWGLKDDFVKSIIYKDGSSLVDKVAESQSVYHIEDLPHDQELSIASNQYAVNSIISFPLFTKNKTYGVINVINQEGGTSFGSLEIETLKTVAQLASIAIENAVYHQQAVEQEKLLEQLRIAGDIQRGLLPQTNPVIEGLDISGISMPAVNVGGDFFDYINTPEDKLCVVIGDVAGKGIPAALLMAMTRSMVRSSLQQSENNLNDLPKRVQSVNNSLAQENLNGKFVTALIYILDLMSMKIHFLSAGHTPLYIFRPRENSFQSYNEGGLPFGILENEQYQHAVVDINPGDILVTYTDGVTEAQGRSGELFGYQRLQEIIKEQASQTAQDIRNAVIKEVERFALGMPQFDDLTLVVAKISSHSSVAP